A stretch of the Candidatus Jettenia sp. AMX2 genome encodes the following:
- a CDS encoding NADH-quinone oxidoreductase subunit N has translation MTFNILSILPILILAGFAMIVLLVDVLSSRKSGDKHILVYLSLAGIVAAALFSRSFTGTTLFAFDESFIIDNYSLFFNFIFLLTAGLVILLSHDYIKREGINHGEYYALILFSTIGMMLMASGADLLNIYIGLEVVSVSIYILIGFNRSKLKSNESALKYFLLSAFATGFLLYGISMIYGATGSLNLSQISGIVGSKGAVSKPLLFMGTGLIIIGLGFKVAAVPFHAWAPDVYEGAPTTVTAFMAVGSKAAAFAAFVRIFIAAFGPVHYEWQIIIYILAVLTMIVGNVVAISQTDIKRMLAYSGIAHAGYLLIALVTANTTGVSGILFYILTYVFMNIGAFAIVIILSQKGDECMQINDYAGLGYKYPLLAIAMTLFLLSMAGIPPTAGFMGKFYIFSAAVKSGYIGLAVIGVINSVISVYYYLRIVTVMYMRDPEREFQPLTISPLIVAAVVISVVGTIHLGIFPSRVMEIARQSVFLMR, from the coding sequence ATGACGTTTAACATCCTGAGCATCTTGCCAATTTTAATCTTAGCTGGGTTCGCTATGATTGTGCTTCTGGTGGATGTCCTGTCTTCAAGAAAATCAGGTGATAAGCATATCCTGGTTTACCTGTCCCTTGCAGGAATCGTTGCTGCGGCTCTGTTTTCGAGAAGTTTTACCGGGACGACCTTATTTGCCTTTGATGAGTCCTTTATCATTGATAACTATTCCCTGTTTTTCAACTTTATTTTTTTGCTTACCGCAGGGCTCGTTATCTTGCTATCCCATGATTACATCAAGCGGGAAGGGATTAATCACGGTGAATACTATGCCTTAATCCTGTTCTCAACAATAGGTATGATGCTTATGGCATCCGGAGCCGATTTATTAAATATCTACATCGGGCTTGAGGTCGTATCTGTCAGTATTTATATCCTGATAGGATTCAACCGCTCAAAACTCAAATCAAATGAGTCAGCTTTGAAATATTTTTTACTGAGTGCATTTGCTACAGGGTTTCTGCTCTATGGTATCTCAATGATTTATGGTGCTACCGGCTCTCTTAATCTCAGCCAGATTTCCGGTATCGTTGGGAGTAAGGGTGCAGTTTCAAAACCATTGCTGTTTATGGGCACAGGGCTAATAATTATCGGACTCGGTTTTAAGGTTGCGGCGGTACCATTTCATGCATGGGCCCCGGACGTCTATGAAGGTGCACCCACAACGGTTACAGCCTTTATGGCGGTAGGTTCCAAGGCCGCTGCCTTTGCTGCCTTTGTACGGATCTTTATAGCGGCATTTGGACCTGTCCATTATGAGTGGCAAATAATTATTTATATCCTTGCGGTATTAACCATGATCGTCGGAAACGTTGTTGCCATTTCCCAAACAGATATTAAGCGTATGCTGGCATATTCGGGTATTGCCCATGCGGGATATCTTCTTATTGCCCTGGTAACGGCAAATACAACAGGGGTTTCAGGGATATTGTTTTATATTCTGACATACGTTTTTATGAATATCGGGGCCTTTGCTATTGTTATCATACTGAGTCAAAAGGGTGATGAGTGCATGCAGATTAATGATTATGCGGGATTGGGATACAAATATCCGCTCCTGGCAATAGCAATGACACTCTTTTTGCTTTCCATGGCAGGTATTCCGCCAACGGCAGGTTTCATGGGGAAATTTTATATTTTTAGCGCCGCCGTTAAATCGGGCTATATTGGGTTGGCTGTCATTGGTGTGATAAACAGTGTTATTTCTGTATATTATTATCTGCGCATTGTAACGGTTATGTATATGAGGGATCCCGAAAGAGAATTTCAGCCTCTTACCATCTCGCCCCTTATCGTTGCTGCTGTTGTTATTTCGGTAGTCGGCACGATTCATTTAGGTATCTTCCCTTCTCGGGTTATGGAAATAGCCCGGCAGTCTGTCTTTCTCATGAGGTAG
- a CDS encoding NADH-quinone oxidoreductase subunit M: MSVPILSLITFLPVIGVFLILLVESKNRELIRFTSLLVTVLVFFLSLPLYFCFDSNTHMMQFVEKLQWIPSFGIYYHVGIDGISLFLILLTAFITPISILASWNITKNVKEYMVAMLLLETAMIGVFISLDMFLFFVFWELMLIPMYLLIGIWGGPRRVYAAIKFFLYTTAGSVFMFLAIIALYFLHYRATGEYTFSILEFYKLNLSFAVQFWLFIAFFLAFAIKVPMFPFHTWLPDAHVEAPTAGSVILAGVLLKMGTYGFIRFSLPLFPDVSHAFIPVISWMAIIGIIYGALVAMVQDDLKKLVAYSSVSHLGFVMLGIFAFNIQGIEGSITQMVNHGLSTGALFLIVGMLYERRHTRMIADFGGLTKQIPVFAVFFLIVTLSSIGLPGLNGFVGEFLILVGVFKSRILYASIAATGIILAAVYMLWMFQRVMFNEITHEENKTLKDMSRRELAIVIPIVFLIFWIGIYPNSFLRKMDASVNHLLKQIGEKTHVASHVQKQHTHGRLDEKAVTVPRIDIVPEAETEW, translated from the coding sequence ATGTCTGTACCTATTCTTTCTTTAATTACCTTTCTTCCGGTTATAGGAGTATTTCTTATTCTCCTCGTGGAATCCAAAAACCGTGAGCTTATCCGGTTTACATCCCTTCTCGTCACGGTGTTAGTATTTTTTCTTTCTCTCCCGCTTTATTTCTGTTTTGATTCAAATACCCACATGATGCAATTTGTTGAAAAATTGCAGTGGATACCCTCTTTTGGCATCTATTATCATGTGGGGATTGACGGTATCAGTCTCTTTTTAATACTTTTGACGGCCTTTATTACGCCTATTTCAATCCTGGCTTCCTGGAACATTACTAAGAATGTGAAGGAATACATGGTTGCTATGTTGTTACTTGAGACGGCGATGATCGGAGTGTTTATTTCCCTGGACATGTTTTTGTTCTTTGTATTTTGGGAGCTTATGCTCATTCCCATGTATCTGTTGATCGGTATCTGGGGAGGTCCAAGGCGGGTTTATGCGGCGATAAAGTTTTTTCTTTATACCACGGCCGGCAGCGTATTCATGTTCCTTGCAATCATAGCCCTGTATTTTCTACATTACAGGGCAACGGGTGAATATACCTTTAGTATCCTGGAGTTTTACAAGCTTAACCTTTCCTTTGCCGTACAATTTTGGCTGTTTATAGCCTTCTTTCTTGCTTTTGCCATAAAGGTTCCGATGTTTCCCTTTCATACGTGGCTGCCGGACGCCCATGTAGAGGCTCCCACTGCAGGGAGTGTTATCCTCGCAGGCGTTCTCCTGAAAATGGGAACTTACGGTTTTATACGGTTCAGCTTGCCCTTGTTTCCGGATGTAAGTCATGCCTTTATCCCTGTAATATCATGGATGGCAATTATTGGCATTATTTACGGCGCATTGGTTGCCATGGTACAGGATGATTTGAAGAAACTTGTTGCCTATTCCAGTGTAAGCCATTTAGGCTTTGTTATGCTGGGAATATTTGCCTTTAATATTCAAGGGATTGAGGGCAGTATTACCCAAATGGTTAATCACGGCCTGAGTACGGGGGCGCTCTTTCTTATCGTCGGGATGCTCTACGAGAGAAGGCATACCAGAATGATTGCAGACTTTGGGGGTCTGACAAAACAGATCCCGGTTTTTGCGGTCTTTTTTCTGATTGTTACCCTGTCCTCTATCGGTCTTCCGGGACTCAATGGTTTTGTGGGGGAATTCCTCATTCTTGTCGGTGTATTTAAGTCCCGTATCCTGTATGCATCTATTGCGGCAACGGGGATTATTCTTGCTGCTGTGTATATGCTCTGGATGTTTCAAAGGGTTATGTTTAATGAAATAACCCATGAAGAAAATAAGACGTTAAAGGATATGAGCAGGCGTGAATTAGCGATTGTGATTCCAATAGTATTCCTGATTTTCTGGATTGGTATTTATCCCAATTCCTTTCTGAGAAAAATGGACGCCTCGGTAAACCATCTTTTAAAGCAAATCGGGGAAAAGACGCACGTTGCATCGCATGTTCAAAAACAGCATACGCATGGACGGTTAGACGAGAAGGCCGTCACCGTTCCCAGAATTGACATAGTTCCTGAGGCTGAAACAGAATGGTAG
- the nuoL gene encoding NADH-quinone oxidoreductase subunit L yields the protein MLDFVALILLFPLIGSSVNGIAGKRLKKETIGYIACGSVGLSFLVAVFVFCSLLSFPPHERFFEKQIFNWIESGSFKAAAGLQIDPLSVLMTLIITGVGLLIHIYSLGYMHDDKGYHRYFCYLNLFTFSMLLLVLGNNFLLMFIGWEAVGLCSYLLIGFWFEKKSASDAAKKAFIVNRVGDFGFALGILLIFLTFGSIKFTEVFDTAFHGNFVVGSFTVTVITLLLFMGATGKSAQIPLYTWLPDAMEGPTPVSALIHAATMVTAGVYMIARCNVLYMLSPFTMTVVACVGAVTALFAASVGLVQNDIKRVLAYSTISQLGYMFLACGVGAFTAGVFHLTTHAFFKALLFLGSGSVIHALSGEMDIRKMGGLRHHIPVTYKTFLIGTVAIAGVPPFAGFFSKDEILLESLTHGNFLYWFLAAVAAFFTAFYMFRLLFVTFHGKSRVDHHVMEHLHESPKNMTIPLIVLAGLSIVGGFLGIPGANALEKFLSPVFSSFHAVGVTGTRVEVHHTGGNPYFMMVISTAIAVAGIFTAYHFYVRRPELPGMLAGRFQILYKILLNKYFVDEIYDFFFVRPIKKMSVLLWKHVDVQVIDGSVNGIARFIQWLSTVLRLLQTGYTRNYAFYIVIGCVFIVVLAALGW from the coding sequence ATGCTAGACTTTGTTGCGCTTATCCTGTTATTCCCCTTAATTGGTTCATCTGTTAACGGAATTGCCGGCAAAAGGCTGAAAAAAGAAACCATAGGTTATATTGCCTGCGGGTCAGTCGGTTTGTCCTTTTTGGTTGCGGTATTTGTATTTTGCAGCCTCCTTTCTTTTCCTCCACACGAACGTTTCTTTGAAAAACAGATCTTTAACTGGATTGAATCCGGTTCGTTTAAAGCAGCCGCAGGTCTGCAGATAGACCCTTTATCGGTACTTATGACCCTGATTATTACAGGGGTAGGACTTCTCATCCATATATATTCTCTTGGTTATATGCACGACGATAAGGGGTACCATCGTTATTTCTGCTATCTGAATTTATTTACCTTTTCAATGTTGTTACTTGTTCTGGGCAACAATTTTCTCCTTATGTTTATTGGATGGGAGGCAGTCGGGTTATGCTCTTATCTGCTAATTGGTTTTTGGTTTGAGAAAAAATCCGCCTCGGATGCTGCAAAAAAGGCCTTTATTGTTAACAGGGTCGGTGATTTTGGTTTTGCCTTGGGTATTCTGCTTATCTTCCTGACATTCGGCAGCATCAAATTTACCGAGGTATTCGATACAGCTTTCCATGGAAATTTTGTAGTGGGGAGCTTTACGGTAACGGTGATTACCCTTCTCCTGTTTATGGGTGCGACGGGTAAATCGGCACAGATACCGCTTTACACATGGCTGCCGGACGCTATGGAAGGCCCTACGCCGGTTAGCGCTCTTATTCATGCAGCGACCATGGTTACGGCAGGTGTTTATATGATTGCCCGGTGTAATGTCCTTTATATGCTATCTCCTTTCACCATGACGGTGGTTGCGTGTGTCGGCGCTGTTACAGCCCTTTTTGCAGCATCTGTTGGACTGGTACAGAACGATATAAAGCGTGTATTGGCGTATTCCACCATTAGCCAGCTCGGGTACATGTTTCTGGCCTGTGGTGTTGGCGCTTTTACTGCCGGTGTTTTCCACCTTACAACGCATGCATTTTTCAAGGCCCTGTTGTTTTTAGGGTCTGGCAGTGTGATTCATGCATTATCCGGTGAAATGGATATACGGAAAATGGGGGGGTTAAGGCATCACATACCGGTTACCTATAAGACCTTTCTGATCGGCACGGTTGCTATTGCTGGCGTTCCGCCTTTTGCGGGGTTTTTCAGTAAAGATGAGATACTGCTGGAATCGCTAACTCACGGAAACTTTCTCTACTGGTTTCTTGCTGCCGTTGCAGCCTTCTTTACGGCCTTCTATATGTTTCGCTTACTCTTTGTAACATTCCATGGTAAATCAAGGGTAGATCACCACGTAATGGAACACCTCCATGAGTCGCCAAAAAACATGACGATCCCGCTTATAGTGCTTGCCGGATTGTCAATTGTTGGAGGTTTTCTGGGTATCCCCGGTGCGAATGCACTTGAAAAATTTCTCTCGCCTGTCTTTAGCTCCTTTCATGCTGTTGGGGTTACCGGAACCAGGGTTGAAGTACACCATACAGGAGGTAATCCGTACTTCATGATGGTTATTTCAACGGCTATTGCCGTTGCTGGTATATTTACAGCCTACCATTTTTACGTGAGGAGGCCCGAGTTACCTGGCATGCTGGCAGGACGTTTTCAGATACTGTATAAAATTTTACTGAACAAATACTTTGTTGATGAAATCTATGACTTTTTCTTTGTAAGACCGATAAAGAAGATGTCCGTTCTGTTGTGGAAACATGTTGACGTCCAGGTGATTGATGGATCCGTAAACGGTATTGCCCGTTTTATTCAATGGCTTAGTACTGTTTTGCGTTTATTACAAACAGGATACACACGCAATTATGCCTTTTATATTGTAATCGGATGCGTATTTATTGTTGTGCTTGCTGCCCTTGGCTGGTAA
- the nuoK gene encoding NADH-quinone oxidoreductase subunit NuoK yields the protein MITVVHYIVLSSILFTLGVVGVMIRRNAIVIFMCIELMLNAVNLSFVSFAHYLNSMDGQLFVFFTMAVAAAEAAVGLAIIVAVFRNKETVNIDDINIMKW from the coding sequence ATGATTACTGTAGTTCATTATATTGTGCTGAGTTCTATCCTGTTTACCCTTGGTGTTGTTGGTGTAATGATACGGAGGAACGCCATTGTAATCTTTATGTGTATCGAGCTTATGCTCAATGCCGTTAACCTGTCATTTGTATCGTTTGCCCATTATCTCAATTCCATGGATGGGCAATTGTTTGTTTTTTTTACTATGGCGGTAGCTGCGGCTGAAGCTGCTGTAGGTTTGGCAATTATTGTTGCGGTATTTAGAAATAAAGAGACAGTAAATATCGATGACATCAATATCATGAAATGGTAG
- a CDS encoding NADH-quinone oxidoreductase subunit J, producing the protein MEAYLFYVMAAVAVIAGVYLIFERNPVYCALYLILTLISIAVLYLLLAAQFIAAVQIIVYAGAIMVLFLFVIMLLNVNVKEEEKDALPFQKIPALAMGVLLLSAIGIILKSKVTLGKKGEYTGDYLASVGNTELIGSLLFTRYLLPFEIVSVLLFAAAIGAIILAKRKL; encoded by the coding sequence ATGGAAGCATATTTATTCTATGTTATGGCTGCCGTCGCAGTAATTGCCGGCGTTTATCTGATTTTTGAAAGAAATCCGGTTTACTGTGCTCTCTACCTCATCCTGACGCTGATCAGTATTGCGGTACTGTACCTGTTGCTTGCTGCACAGTTTATAGCAGCAGTTCAGATTATCGTATATGCCGGCGCCATTATGGTGCTTTTTCTTTTTGTGATTATGCTACTAAATGTAAATGTAAAGGAAGAAGAGAAGGATGCCTTACCGTTTCAAAAGATACCAGCCCTTGCTATGGGTGTTCTTTTACTTTCTGCTATCGGTATAATTCTGAAATCAAAGGTAACCCTCGGCAAAAAAGGTGAATATACAGGTGATTACCTTGCAAGTGTTGGAAATACGGAATTAATCGGCAGTCTGTTATTCACCAGATATCTCCTGCCGTTTGAAATAGTTTCTGTGTTACTCTTTGCCGCTGCTATTGGTGCAATCATCCTGGCTAAAAGGAAATTATAA
- a CDS encoding NADH-quinone oxidoreductase subunit I has protein sequence MPLLKGLALTLKRFLNPGAVVTVQYPDVRPTLSPRFRGLPELQVGKDGRERCIACGLCARVCPSQCIYVEGATEETTDRRYPKIYKLDSFRCIFCGFCEEACPVRAVILRDTFELSTCRDKVVYDKEQLLDFSRKRKISF, from the coding sequence TTGCCCTTACTAAAAGGCCTCGCGCTTACTCTCAAAAGGTTTCTTAATCCAGGAGCGGTTGTTACCGTACAGTATCCCGATGTGAGGCCAACGCTTTCACCAAGGTTCCGGGGATTGCCGGAATTACAGGTAGGGAAAGACGGGAGGGAACGTTGTATTGCATGCGGGCTCTGTGCCAGGGTTTGTCCTTCGCAATGCATTTACGTTGAGGGGGCAACCGAAGAAACAACAGATAGGAGATATCCAAAAATTTACAAATTAGATTCATTTCGTTGCATCTTTTGCGGCTTTTGTGAAGAAGCTTGCCCGGTAAGGGCTGTAATACTGAGGGATACCTTTGAGTTGTCTACCTGTCGTGATAAGGTTGTTTATGATAAGGAACAGTTGTTGGATTTTTCGAGAAAAAGGAAAATAAGCTTTTAG
- the nuoH gene encoding NADH-quinone oxidoreductase subunit NuoH: MNKEFFIYFIISCIKVILVFGIVQLMVISMIWIERKVMAHMQVRLGPMRVGPHGILQPLADGIKLLFKEDIIPEKADKLLFVLAPVITLIPALITFAVIPFGDTVKIFGYSIDLVITDINVGLLYVFAVSSLGVYGIVMAGWASNNKYSLLGGIRSAAQMISYELTLGLSLIGVIMLTGSLSLVDIVNAQTGLWNVILQPVGFFIYAVSAIAEVNRTPFDLPEAETELVAGYHTEYSSLKFAMFFMAEYANMITVSAIAVTFFFGGWQGPFLPPVVWFFLKLSCCLFFFIWLRSTYPRLRYDQLMYFGWKFLLPLALLNIVITAFIMVLIS, from the coding sequence GTGAATAAAGAATTCTTTATCTATTTTATTATTAGTTGCATTAAGGTCATTTTGGTATTTGGCATAGTGCAGCTTATGGTTATATCCATGATATGGATTGAGAGAAAGGTTATGGCTCATATGCAGGTTCGTCTTGGACCGATGCGTGTGGGGCCGCACGGAATATTACAACCGCTGGCTGATGGCATCAAACTTCTCTTTAAAGAAGACATTATTCCGGAAAAAGCAGACAAATTGCTCTTTGTTCTGGCACCTGTTATTACCCTTATTCCTGCCCTTATTACCTTTGCAGTCATACCATTTGGTGATACGGTAAAGATTTTTGGATACAGTATAGACCTTGTTATCACGGATATTAATGTAGGCCTCCTCTATGTTTTCGCAGTTTCATCACTCGGTGTTTATGGAATCGTTATGGCAGGCTGGGCATCGAATAACAAATATTCGTTATTGGGTGGGATACGGTCTGCCGCGCAGATGATCAGTTATGAGTTGACACTCGGCTTGTCGCTTATCGGAGTCATTATGCTGACAGGATCATTAAGCCTCGTGGATATTGTAAATGCACAAACCGGACTCTGGAATGTCATACTGCAACCGGTGGGTTTTTTTATTTATGCTGTGAGTGCTATTGCAGAAGTCAACCGTACTCCATTCGATCTTCCCGAAGCGGAAACAGAGCTTGTTGCCGGATATCATACCGAGTACAGCAGCCTGAAATTTGCTATGTTCTTCATGGCTGAATATGCCAATATGATTACGGTATCTGCTATTGCAGTAACGTTTTTCTTTGGAGGGTGGCAGGGGCCGTTCCTTCCTCCGGTCGTCTGGTTTTTCTTAAAATTATCATGCTGCCTGTTCTTTTTCATCTGGTTACGGTCAACGTATCCCAGGCTTAGATATGATCAACTGATGTATTTTGGCTGGAAATTTCTATTGCCTCTTGCATTACTGAATATAGTAATAACTGCTTTTATTATGGTGCTTATAAGCTGA
- a CDS encoding molybdopterin-dependent oxidoreductase, which yields MKIVNLVIDDKPIAVPEGTNIFQAALNNNVYIPGLCYHPKLSQFGGCRLCMVEVTESRTRHRFACAHPVSEGMIVKVNTPKVVQYRKSVMEYLLAHHELSCPTCDKAGECGLQDITHELNQAPSRFRVVRMNAPIIRDNPVLELNRNRCILCGRCVSTCREIEGIGVIDFQKRGINTYIGTAFDKPLGCSFCGGCLAVCPTGSWQDRSFAFRGRPWELKKTQTICPYCAVGCTIVVNTKSVPMLLDGGQETVRRVTSDDHLGVNEGNLCIKGRFGHEFIHAEGRIKTPFIRKDGELLPATWPEAIRYASEKFRQVINGHGGKAIAGIGSEKATNEDNYLFQKFCRSVLGTNTIDNLANMKSPSLNSLIYKSVAYGLAALSLQEVETANTLFFFGADVTEAHPVIGNMARKAIRMNDAHLIIANMRDIVFRSTAKKSIRLHYTAGSQIALVNALIKVILDKKLVDLSKVESGTNNFRELLSFLDDYNVKKASQLTGVSKETIRDTAIALAKPGRCIIVCGKDIQEDPLASDTIEALMNLCTLVNTAYYTDTNSCRISLLFSRSHNNSQGINDMGVVPEFLPGYVDIHDVPGRERVEKLWGITFPSDFFENKSVPVLDLILQGKVKGLYVMGTNPAVECIPARELRKALKKIDFLVVQDAFLTETAQFADVVFPASTFAEKEGTFTNMGMTVQRLNKVLLPIGDSKPDWQIICELAREMGNNYPYASAKDILNEIERIVPMYTGINYDRLKRKEFYWASSVFDKNKQMKYTFRCIPPKVSGIKKNTGFPFLLYAGASLNHQGTFSRYSKTLVSVAPECFVEINRKDASGMDIQNGDMVCVESTHDSIKLKAKITSRLPAGMVFLSEDYEWVPINLLRTGTYTPVRVYKER from the coding sequence ATGAAGATAGTGAATCTTGTTATTGACGATAAACCAATTGCTGTTCCTGAAGGAACCAATATATTTCAGGCTGCATTGAATAATAATGTTTATATTCCCGGTTTGTGTTATCATCCGAAGCTCTCACAATTCGGAGGTTGCAGACTTTGTATGGTCGAGGTTACGGAAAGCAGGACAAGGCATCGGTTTGCGTGCGCGCATCCTGTATCCGAGGGTATGATTGTAAAGGTAAATACCCCTAAAGTTGTTCAATACCGGAAGTCTGTAATGGAATACCTGCTGGCCCATCATGAGCTTTCCTGTCCTACCTGTGATAAGGCAGGCGAATGTGGTTTGCAGGACATTACCCATGAACTGAATCAGGCTCCAAGCCGCTTTCGCGTGGTGAGGATGAATGCCCCGATAATCCGTGATAACCCGGTCCTGGAGTTAAACCGCAATCGTTGTATTTTATGCGGCAGGTGTGTAAGTACATGCAGGGAAATAGAGGGTATCGGTGTTATTGATTTTCAGAAGCGGGGAATCAATACGTACATTGGAACTGCTTTTGATAAGCCGCTGGGCTGTAGTTTTTGTGGTGGATGTCTGGCTGTTTGTCCAACCGGTTCCTGGCAAGACAGATCTTTTGCGTTCAGAGGCAGGCCCTGGGAACTGAAAAAAACACAAACCATCTGTCCTTATTGTGCGGTGGGATGTACTATTGTGGTAAATACAAAGTCTGTCCCGATGCTTTTGGATGGCGGACAGGAAACAGTCAGACGGGTGACATCGGATGATCATCTGGGAGTAAATGAAGGCAATCTTTGTATAAAGGGAAGGTTTGGTCATGAATTTATCCATGCAGAAGGACGGATAAAAACACCTTTCATAAGGAAGGATGGAGAATTATTGCCGGCAACATGGCCGGAAGCTATCAGATATGCATCAGAAAAGTTCCGGCAGGTTATCAACGGACACGGGGGGAAAGCAATTGCCGGTATTGGCTCTGAGAAAGCTACGAATGAGGATAATTATCTTTTCCAGAAATTCTGCAGGTCTGTGTTGGGAACGAATACAATTGATAATCTTGCCAATATGAAATCACCTTCTTTAAACAGCCTGATTTATAAGTCTGTTGCTTATGGATTGGCGGCATTATCACTACAAGAGGTGGAAACTGCAAATACGTTATTCTTTTTTGGAGCAGACGTAACTGAAGCCCATCCCGTAATAGGGAATATGGCAAGAAAAGCTATACGGATGAATGATGCGCATCTTATTATTGCTAATATGCGGGATATTGTGTTCAGAAGTACTGCCAAAAAAAGTATTCGTCTGCACTATACGGCCGGCAGTCAGATTGCATTGGTGAATGCCCTGATCAAAGTTATTCTTGATAAAAAACTTGTTGATCTCAGCAAGGTAGAGTCTGGGACAAATAATTTCCGTGAGTTGCTTTCTTTCCTGGATGATTATAATGTCAAAAAGGCTTCTCAATTAACCGGAGTCTCCAAAGAAACAATCCGGGATACGGCAATAGCATTGGCAAAGCCGGGACGTTGTATCATTGTTTGCGGCAAGGATATACAGGAAGACCCGTTAGCCTCTGATACAATAGAGGCATTGATGAACCTTTGTACCCTGGTTAATACCGCATATTATACGGATACAAATTCATGCAGGATTTCGCTTTTGTTTTCAAGATCCCATAATAACTCTCAAGGGATAAATGATATGGGGGTTGTGCCGGAATTCCTCCCTGGATATGTTGACATCCATGATGTGCCGGGCAGGGAAAGAGTTGAAAAATTATGGGGTATTACATTTCCCTCTGACTTTTTCGAAAACAAGTCCGTTCCTGTACTGGACCTTATCCTGCAGGGGAAGGTAAAAGGCCTCTATGTTATGGGGACAAATCCCGCTGTGGAGTGTATACCAGCCAGGGAGCTGCGCAAAGCCCTGAAAAAGATAGATTTTCTTGTTGTTCAGGATGCGTTTTTAACGGAAACGGCACAATTTGCCGATGTTGTTTTCCCTGCAAGTACTTTTGCCGAGAAGGAAGGCACTTTTACGAATATGGGAATGACTGTACAACGGTTAAACAAGGTTCTTCTGCCTATAGGAGATTCAAAACCGGATTGGCAGATTATTTGTGAACTGGCACGGGAGATGGGAAATAACTATCCTTATGCATCAGCCAAAGACATATTGAATGAGATAGAGAGAATTGTTCCAATGTATACAGGGATTAACTATGATCGCTTAAAACGGAAAGAATTCTATTGGGCATCTTCCGTATTTGATAAAAATAAACAAATGAAGTATACCTTCAGGTGTATACCACCTAAGGTATCAGGTATAAAAAAGAATACAGGTTTTCCGTTTTTGTTATATGCTGGTGCAAGTCTGAATCACCAGGGAACCTTTTCCAGGTACTCAAAGACCCTTGTCTCGGTTGCTCCTGAATGCTTTGTAGAAATAAACAGGAAAGATGCTAGTGGAATGGATATACAAAACGGAGATATGGTCTGCGTTGAATCCACTCACGACTCAATAAAACTCAAGGCAAAGATTACCAGCAGATTACCGGCTGGTATGGTTTTCCTATCTGAGGATTATGAATGGGTACCCATCAATCTTCTTCGCACCGGAACATATACTCCGGTAAGAGTTTATAAAGAACGTTAA